In Pongo abelii isolate AG06213 chromosome 5, NHGRI_mPonAbe1-v2.0_pri, whole genome shotgun sequence, a single genomic region encodes these proteins:
- the LOC100434525 gene encoding UL16-binding protein 6 has protein sequence MAAAAIPALLLCLPLLFLLFLLFGWTRAGRDDPHSLCYDITIIPKLRPGPRWCAVQGQVDKSTFLHNDCGNKTVTPISPLGKKLNVAKAWKEQNLVLREVVDMPTEQPLDIQLENYTPREPLTLQARVSCEQKAKGHSSGSWQFSFDGQIFLLFDSENRMWTTVHPGARKMKEKWEDNKDVTMSFHYISMGDCTEWLEDFLMGMDRTLEPSAGAPITISSGTTQLRAMATTLILCCLLIILPCFILAGI, from the exons ATGGCAGCAGCCGCCATCCCAGCTTTGCTTCTGTGCCTCCCGCTTCTGTTCCTGCTGTTCCTGCTGTTCGGCTGGACCCGGGCTGGGCGAGACG ACCCTCACTCTCTTTGCTATGACATCACTATCATCCCTAAGCTCAGACCTGGACCACGGTGGTGTGCGGTTCAAGGCCAGGTGGATAAAAGTACTTTTCTTCACAATGACTGTGGCAACAAGACAGTCACACCCATCAGTCCCCTGGGGAAGAAACTAAATGTTGCCAAGGCCTGGAAAGAACAGAACCTAGTACTGAGAGAGGTGGTGGACATGCCCACAGAGCAGCCGCTTGACATTCAGCTGGAGAATTACACACCCAGGG AACCCCTCACCCTTCAGGCCAGGGTGTCTTGTGAGCAGAAAGCCAAAGGACACAGCAGTGGATCTTGGCAGTTCAGTTTCGATGGACAGATCTTCCTCCTCTTTGACTCAGAAAACAGAATGTGGACAACGGTTCATCCTGGAgccagaaagatgaaagaaaagtgGGAGGATAACAAGGATGTGACCATGTCCTTCCATTACATCTCAATGGGAGACTGCACAGAATGGCTTGAGGACTTCTTGATGGGCATGGACAGAACCCTGGAGCCAAGTGCAGGAG CACCAATCACCATATCCTCAGGCACAACCCAACTCAGGGCCATGGCCACCACCCTCATCCTTTGCTGCCTCCTCATCATCCTCCCCTGCTTCATCCTAGCTGGCATCTGA